A genomic region of Antennarius striatus isolate MH-2024 chromosome 16, ASM4005453v1, whole genome shotgun sequence contains the following coding sequences:
- the ccdc43 gene encoding coiled-coil domain-containing protein 43, with amino-acid sequence MAAPASDAGEFESWLNCRLDSLEVDREVYGAYILGVLQEEEADEEKEDALQGILAAFLDEDAVEDVCKQIIRQWTDCCSRSAAKRDTGDAEVQAIASMIEKQAQIVVKHKEVSGESTKRKEALLAQYANVTDEEDEVEEEDTTGGICLPGNDKSLFKNTNVEEVLNRQKQKRAQTREDAQKKKEMDKMQREKDKLAKQDRKEREKKRTQKGERKR; translated from the exons ATGGCCGCGCCCGCGTCAGACGCCGGGGAGTTTGAAAGCTGGCTCAACTGTCGTCTAGACTCGCTGGAGGTGGACCGGGAGGTGTACGGGGCGTACATTCTGGGggtcctgcaggaggaggaggccgaCGAGGAGAAGGAGGACGCGCTGCAGGGGATTCTGGCCGCCTTTTTg GATGAAGACGCCGTTGAAGATGTCTGTAAACAGATCATCAGGCAGTGGACGGACTGCTGCAGCCGATCTGCAGCCAAAAGAGACACCGGTGATG cTGAGGTCCAAGCCATCGCCAGCATGATAGAAAAACAAGCCCAGATTGTGGTGAAACACAAGGAGGTGTCGGGGGAGTCAACGAAGAGGAAGGAGGCGCTCCTGGCTCAATACGCCAACGTCACCGATGAGGAGGA TGAAGTTGAAGAAGAGGACACGACAGGTGGAATTTGCCTGCCTGGAAATGATAAAT CTCTGTTCAAGAACACCAACGTGGAGGAGGTGTTGaacagacagaagcagaaacgAGCCCAGACTCGTGAAGACGCCCAGAAGAAAAAGGAGATGGACAAGATGCAGCGGGAGAAGGACAAACTAGCCAAACAGGACAGGAAGGAGAGGGAAAAGAAGCGCACACAGAAAGGCGAACGCAAAAGATAA
- the LOC137610323 gene encoding frizzled-2-like produces the protein MTLCKTWLVALLLPVLISAQYQGDNGIVVPEHGFCQPISIPLCTDIAYNQTIMPNLVGHYNQEDAGLEVHQFYPLVKVQCSPELKFFLCSMYAPVCTVLEKAIPPCRSICERAKQGCEALMNKFGFQWPDRLRCENFPVLGDGQICVGQNDSSAATVPTIVAVPDTSPTLERPFHCPAVLKVPPYLNYKFLDEKDCAAPCEPSRSGGNMFFSDKEIHFSRIWILVWSVLCCASTLFTVTTYLVDMQRFRYPERPIIFLSGCYTMVSIAYIAGYFLGDRVVCNDSFSPDGYKTIVQGTKKEGCTILFMMLYFFSMASSIWWVILSLTWFLAAGMKWGHEAIEANSQYFHLAAWAVPAVKTISILAIGQIEGDVLSGICFVSLSNLDPLRGFVLAPLFIYLFIGTSFLLAGFVSLFRIRTIMKHDGTKTEKLERLMVRIGVFSVLYTVPATIVIACFFYEQAFRAHWERSWVSHNCRGLAIPCPAQAGPRMTPDFTVYMIKYLMTLIVGITSGFWIWSGKTLHSWHKFYTRLTNGKHGETTV, from the coding sequence ATGACTCTCTGCAAAACTTGGCTTGTTGCGCTCCTGCTGCCTGTGTTGATCTCAGCGCAGTACCAGGGGGATAATGGAATAGTCGTCCCGGAGCATGGATTTTGTCAGCCCATTTCCATCCCTCTATGCACGGACATCGCCTACAACCAAACCATCATGCCGAACCTGGTGGGGCATTACAACCAGGAGGACGCGGGGCTGGAGGTGCACCAGTTTTACCCCCTCGTAAAGGTACAGTGCTCTCCGGAGCTGAAATTCTTCCTGTGTTCCATGTATGCGCCCGTGTGCACGGTCCTGGAGAAGGCCATCCCTCCCTGCAGGTCCATCTGCGAGCGCGCAAAGCAGGGCTGCGAGGCGCTCATGAACAAGTTCGGCTTCCAGTGGCCGGACCGCCTGCGCTGCGAGAACTTCCCCGTGTTGGGTGACGGACAGATCTGCGTGGGCCAAAACGACTCATCCGCAGCCACCGTCCCCACCATCGTGGCCGTACCGGACACCTCCCCCACGCTGGAGAGGCCTTTCCACTGCCCGGCTGTCCTCAAAGTGCCCCCGTATTTGAATTATAAATTCCTGGATGAGAAGGATTGCGCAGCGCCCTGTGAGCCATCCAGGAGTGGGGGGAACATGTTTTTCAGCGATAAGGAGATCCACTTTTCTCGCATTTGGATTCTAGTCTGGTCCGTGTTGTGTTGCGCGTCCACTTTATTCACAGTCACCACCTATTTGGTGGACATGCAGCGCTTCAGGTACCCGGAGCGGCCCATCATCTTCCTGTCTGGCTGCTACACCATGGTCTCCATCGCCTACATCGCCGGATACTTCCTAGGGGACAGAGTTGTGTGTAACGACAGCTTCAGCCCGGACGGCTATAAAACCATCGTCCAAGGCACCAAGAAGGAAGGCTGCACCATCCTCTTCATGATGCTCTACTTCTTCAGCATGGCCAGCTCCATCTGGTGGGTCATCCTGTCCCTCACCTGGTTCCTAGCGGCGGGGATGAAGTGGGGCCACGAGGCCATCGAGGCCAACTCGCAGTACTTCCATCTGGCAGCCTGGGCGGTCCCGGCGGTGAAGACCATCAGCATCCTCGCCATCGGTCAAATCGAAGGCGACGTTCTCAGCGGCATCTGTTTCGTCAGCCTCAGCAACCTGGACCCCCTCCGAGGCTTCGTTCTGGCACCGCTCTTCATCTACCTCTTCATCGGCACCTCCTTCCTCTTGGCGGGTTTCGTCTCGCTGTTTCGCATCCGCACCATCATGAAGCACGACGGCACCAAGACGGAGAAGCTGGAGCGCCTGATGGTGCGCATCGGGGTGTTCAGCGTGCTCTACACCGTCCCGGCCACCATCGTCATCGCCTGTTTCTTCTACGAACAGGCTTTCCGCGCCCATTGGGAGCGCAGCTGGGTCAGCCACAACTGCAGGGGCCTGGCCATCCCTTGTCCCGCGCAGGCCGGGCCCCGCATGACCCCTGACTTCACCGTTTACATGATCAAGTACCTGATGACGCTGATCGTCGGGATCACCTCCGGCTTCTGGATCTGGTCTGGGAAGACGCTTCACTCCTGGCACAAGTTCTACACCAGGCTGACGAACGGCAAACACGGAGAGACCACCGTGTAG
- the moto gene encoding uncharacterized protein moto, whose translation MAEQWKATNPASPSQMNPAVHTPTQLTGKLGLVQIKKNGGLRNQEHTRDGFPVVPEYFQQPKSFPESNGFPNQYQNKMKMHRGTHSLPASMVTNQYSKNHIQQGQIQSKFLPQIQKEKRTNMPGFVEEFPTRHKTQAPLQRFDHFWSMQSQKILSENGMKKVVNTQHSAGDPRKHSNVTNGHTNFNCRSTPPNGGFVPSMDRGGMSANEFSALKSSTWLNGGRPGVQFYSYLNECNDQWTCLEKERQRVEAILNKEFPNQRPMAEIDPGLPRVPPNATVVDHLIANQMRERGKVENLLHRMEILSKVPLHINIHMVLNKQRIAITSLLINWVTQKDNMLKHQQRRARFKDDRETLLVVVALKDLSVTTRRLRTALWSALHMTLPRPVRRQDQHVNREEAVTESPIWGFSFIV comes from the exons ATGGCTGAACAATGGAAGGCCACCAACCCTGCGAGTCCATCGCAAATGAACCCTGCCGTGCATACACCAACACAGCTGACGGGTAAGTTAGGGCTggtgcagattaaaaaaaacggaGGATTGAGGAACCAAGAACATACCCGTGATGGCTTTCCAGTTGTACCCGAGTACTTCCAGCAACCAAAGTCATTTCCTGAATCTAACGGCTTCCCAAACCAGTACCAAAACAAGATGAAGATGCACAGAGGGACTCATTCACTCCCAGCAAGCATGGTCACTAACCAGTATTCAAAGAATCACATCCAGCAGGGCCAGATCCAGAGCAAATTCCTGCCTCagatacagaaagaaaagaggaccAATATGCCCGGCTTTGTTGAAGAATTCCCCACAAGACATAAAACACAGGCTCCCTTGCAGAGATTCGATCACTTCTGGAGCATGCAGTCCCAGAAAATCCTGAGTGAAAACGGGATGAAAAAGGTTGTGAATACACAGCATTCAGCAGGTGACCCCAGAAAGCACTCCAACGTGACCAACGGCCACACAAACTTCAACTGCAGGTCCACACCTCCCAATGGAGGCTTCGTTCCCAGCATGGACAGAGGTGGCATGTCAGCCAATGAGTTTTCAGCTTTAAAATCTTCAACGTGGCTCAATGGAGGGAGACCCGGCGTCCAGTTTTACTCCTACCTGAATGAGTGCAATGATCAGTGGACATGTTTGGAGAAGGAGCGACAAAGG GTGGAGGCCATTCTCAATAAAGAGTTTCCCAATCAAAGACCCATGGCAGAGATCGATCCAGGCCTCCCCAGAGTTCCACCAAATGCCACTGTAGTCGACCACCTTATTGCGAATCAGATGAGAGAACGTGGAAAG GTTGAAAATCTTCTGCATAGAATGGAGATTCTGAGCAAAGTTCCCTTGCACATCAACATCCACATGGTGCTGAACAAGCAGCGCATAGCAATCACCTCTCTGCTTATCAACTGGGTGACACAGAAGGACAACATGCTCAAGCACCAGCAGAGGAGAGCCCGCTTCAAGGACGACCGAG AAACCCTGCTTGTAGTCGTGGCGCTGAAGGACCTGTCCGTGACCACGAGGAGACTCCGCACAGCCCTGTGGAGCGCCCTCCATATGACTCTACCGCGTCCTGTCAGGAGGCAGGACCAACATGTTAACAGGGAGGAAGCGGTGACAGAGTCTCCCATCTGGGGATTCTCTTTTATTGTATAA